CGGGGGGTTATGAACATCAGTATTTCACGCTTATCATCTGTTCTGATAGTTTTCTTAAACAGATTACCTAGGAAAGGAACATCCCCCAAAAAGGGAACTTTGGTTTCACCTTCAATAACGTTGCTCTCAAAAACACCGCCTAAGACGATTGTTTCACCATTATTAACCAATACCTTGGTCGTTAGGGTATTAACATTAATGGTTGGGACCTCAGTAGTACCGCTTACACTAAACAAATCCCCTACACTATTCTGCTCAATACTCAGGGACATGATTATATTATTATCCGGTGTTATCTGAGGTGTAACCTTCAACTCTAAAACAGCTTCTCGGAATGTGACGGAAGCGGCTCCTGACGATGTAGCCTCCAGGTAGGGAACCTCTACACCGGATTGAATGGTAGCTTCTTGCTTATCACCAGTTACAACTTTAGGTTGGGAGATAATTTCAGCTATGCCCACCTCTTCCATAGCAGAGAGTTCTAATCCCAGGTAAAAGTCATTTTTTAAAATTGAGTAGGCGATATTACCTGCGGGATTACTTACGCCCAAATCAACCAACAAGGGCTCAAACTCCCCCTCCAAGGCACCAAATGTAGTTTCATCTTTTAAGTTTTGTTTCCCAGAGAAAAGACCCGACCCACCATCATGGGTTACAAAATCCCACTGAACCCCAAGCTCACGCTCAAAGTCACTATTTGCAGTAACAATACGAGCCTCAATCATTACCTGGCGAATAGGGATATCAATCGCTTCTATCAGCTCCCGGAACTGAGCGATTTTTTCCTCCGTATCAGTAAGGATGATAGTATTAGTTCGCTCATCAACGATCGCACTACCTCGACTAGACAAGATACTTGCCTCACTTGTATCCTCGCTGCCCCCTGCAAAACTCCCTTGTCCTTGGTCATCTCCATTTTGGCCAGAAAATAACTTGAATAACTCACCAGCATCAGCGTATCGAACACTAATGTATTCTGTCCTCAATGGCGCAAGTTCTCGTAATTGCCTGCGACTCTCTAATTCCTGGCGCTCTCTCTCCGCAATTTCTGCTGCCGGAGCAACCATAATGATGTTGCCCTCCTGACGCTTATCTAAGCCTTTTGCCTTTAGAATTAAAGCTAAGGCCTGATCCCAGGGAACTCCATCAAGACGTAGCGTAATACGGCCCTGAACTGTATCACTGGCAACCAAGTTCAGATCTGTAACGTCTGCGAAAATCTGAAGTGCTGAGCGTACTTCTATATCTTGGAAGTTCAGGGATATTTTCTGACCGGTAAACTGAAACTCCTTTTCTTTTTCACGAATTTCTTCGTTAGACAAAGGCTTAACACTTAGAACATATTCCGTATCCGCCTGATAAGCCAAGTAGTCATACTCAACATCTACGGGATCAACGGCAATAACCGTATTACGCCCATCAAAGTCTACGGTTATAGATTCGACTGGTGTAGCAAAGTCAGTAACATCTAAGCGCTGACGTAATGATTCAGGCAATGTTGCCCCTAAAAAAGTCAGATAAATTTTCCCCTTGGTACGCTCCACATCAATATTCACTGCCGGATTCGATAGGCTAATTATGACTTTACCCTCTCCTCCTTTGCCTCGACGGAAGTCTACATTACTTATGCCGACATCCTCAGACGCACGAAACTTCTTACTACCACCCAGGTCAAGACCAACTTCGCGGGAGGAAGAATCTGACTGAATATCCACAGTAGAAGTTGCTGCCGTACCAGCTCCAAT
This DNA window, taken from Microbulbifer sp. GL-2, encodes the following:
- the pilQ gene encoding type IV pilus secretin PilQ, producing the protein MINKHFAKFLVPFQLLLLAVFIFAAASKAQANQLNDIQFSELPGSKVQLRLTFSDIPPEPTGYTIEQPARIVMDFVGVESVLPEKKYSLGIGAARSAVIVSSEDRTRLIVNLDELPVYTSERQGNQLVMEIGAGTAATSTVDIQSDSSSREVGLDLGGSKKFRASEDVGISNVDFRRGKGGEGKVIISLSNPAVNIDVERTKGKIYLTFLGATLPESLRQRLDVTDFATPVESITVDFDGRNTVIAVDPVDVEYDYLAYQADTEYVLSVKPLSNEEIREKEKEFQFTGQKISLNFQDIEVRSALQIFADVTDLNLVASDTVQGRITLRLDGVPWDQALALILKAKGLDKRQEGNIIMVAPAAEIAERERQELESRRQLRELAPLRTEYISVRYADAGELFKLFSGQNGDDQGQGSFAGGSEDTSEASILSSRGSAIVDERTNTIILTDTEEKIAQFRELIEAIDIPIRQVMIEARIVTANSDFERELGVQWDFVTHDGGSGLFSGKQNLKDETTFGALEGEFEPLLVDLGVSNPAGNIAYSILKNDFYLGLELSAMEEVGIAEIISQPKVVTGDKQEATIQSGVEVPYLEATSSGAASVTFREAVLELKVTPQITPDNNIIMSLSIEQNSVGDLFSVSGTTEVPTINVNTLTTKVLVNNGETIVLGGVFESNVIEGETKVPFLGDVPFLGNLFKKTIRTDDKREILMFITPRIMEDENFYSK